A genomic segment from Clarias gariepinus isolate MV-2021 ecotype Netherlands chromosome 11, CGAR_prim_01v2, whole genome shotgun sequence encodes:
- the sytl2b gene encoding synaptotagmin-like protein 2 isoform X2, protein MIDLSYLTEEEQEAIMAVLKRDAELKKTEQERVKHLQKQGPEEGKLKYITGEWFYEVKSQRHQDRIHGSDIIMASMKQKKPMSVEFLAQSWKEHPNKTNNDLMTPQPKSTDSLKERRTTETQQQRVNRQRHNPFDNVPVDLDLDVPDSASVTVDITNPPAEVLPSLETHEEMEVKTKGFNISQETIPRQKPVPKKRTKIFNLQNSITDSTSSTSTQSVSTSSAVSTQSVSTDFSTKSPVSTQSISTSSDSRSTLSTQSMSTNSEIKSIPPIRILKHSFSCSSSDPNFKSQLPQPLKPLRMVSTKTGPEKVIKENTIPQKQIEQPSLSLKDEETKATSPESSSLNSTFPKSRLPVRSSLLLSSPTQTAQEKPKIQPRLSLSSSTQSNDEQKATDQLHAKQKCENSLNLSLSAEPKKQNIAEGFIKEPLSTPKTKVMSPFESLLVKPLNDSTGPQISPKSTEKEESNTSKKENKNTQEQAGHPLSLTAQLVHEATDPSNKIDASFVTRESEYRPHPFNMKITRRSTMKTQDSDPLMVNSPKASEEQGDSIAKVLEWFSRSSESSGKPDCEDNIQDTEDDIKIEDIDFEDEVTFRPIPENNVYLIIPRHSDEDAVLMNDAFLKERNIAVEPNLDKEETSMSPHGVHEPIGQPYPLSLGVSFASTELSHRSHLDTANTLQDPKKLSLKEPETASKKGESRNADKTGVFNSTPTQHKVEDPEESKSAKSADLRALLDIGTAEAPRTLLSKPNINSERKNYEQNIVGMNVPEHKKEPNKVDISPKYLVFEKMNDLPVQDFKHIDKMQSNGITYEPLNKKEVNDKEKAEDMQAPVNNMNGMEDIIALSTTSDKDVAKPLSNKSLSLQDSGSKIEDLSKENVEGKVYPIDEGRTKEVVWKIKTELNESQQNCPTSDVDSRQQNAVPLKQGIQQQDNRAERIKELKSFWEREQLQPNIYMKATAANDTNSSAACTKLNKRFTKSEYDLRSIGTESEEQTANFTVIPLRDKLETTVTAERMDRLQFKMLRDFWAGSSKQSPNFENINQNPLHQEVKHTKLQKQVSQPEVVNEKYSLNQKDSPIQSDKGFVNESGNALSPKTDRGLQFSLQEKTAIRHPDAGTTATSSTESDMQTSDHCPQQKDTTSSKSAWMANKESQLQIRTSKKGTIHGRGNSLRRATSMFALHTEVPDNDLLLQSQEVTTESTMLPSSKTPEANLQVKKSPEITASMHKASERSTPEDSDSQPLARSLIPGDYQDYLDITGNRGKFSSPQVTEQRSDIVCTPFQAGDSGRCCYEKADTLQDSAKLFTRRGSLELQASAHANEDVNPKSVLNRDNSFSGTSANSTEVSLVQEVLRRAATRPVYHKSLEDITALPRQTRKSKRVDDSMPSSYAISSTPSPSSSSFSDKEHLRKISKSVPSFLENENDGDVSDSECSSHSGKYWKYSSPQTKPSNISRMPTVSSMSSSILSLSSVDFANVDVQGTIQFSINYVQKLREFHIFVVQCQNLAAVDVKRNRSDPYVKSYLIPDTANLGKRKTSVKKKTLNPTYNEILRYRVRMEYLKTQMLNLSVWHNDTFGRNSFLGETEIDLSKWDFENPQINCLSLKPRNIGSILSTDDRGEMRLAIRFLPHSYLSKSVLGSGEIHIWVKDCKNLPSIRGSVNPYVKCCVLPDTSKKSCQKTRLVKKTASPVFNHTMVYDGFRTEDLKEACVELAVWNHDRLVDHLVGGLRLGLGTGESYGKKVDWMDSTATEIALWQRMMDSPSEWVEDVLPLRMVATAKNTRK, encoded by the exons CTGAAGTGCTACCTTCACTTGAGACTCATGAAGAAATGGAAGTCAAGACGAAAGGCTTTAATATTTCACAAGAAACAATCCCTCGTCAAAAACCCGTGCCAAAGAAAAgaactaaaatatttaatctcCAGAACTCAATTACAGACAGCACCAGCTCTACCTCCACTCAGAGTGTATCTACAAGTTCTGCTGTGTCCACCCAAAGTGTCTCTACAGACTTCAGCACCAAGTCCCCCGTGTCCACCCAGAGTATATCCACAAGCTCGGACAGCAGGTCTACTTTGTCAACTCAGAGCATGTCTACAAACTCAGAAATCAAGTCTATTCCACCAATACGCATCCTCAAACACAGTTTCAGCTGTAGCTCTAGTGACCCCAATTTTAAGAGCCAGCTACCTCAACCCCTTAAACCCCTTAGAATGGTTTCCACCAAGACTGGTCCTGAAAAAGTCATTAAAGAGAATACAATACCCCAAAAGCAGATAGAGCAACCATCCCTTAGTTTAAAAGATGAAGAGACAAAGGCCACTTCACCAGAGTCCTCTTCACTAAACTCTACCTTTCCAAAGTCACGACTGCCAGTCCGATCCTCATTGCTGTTAAGCAGTCCAACACAGACAGCTCAAGAGAAGCCAAAAATTCAGCCACGACTAAGTCTGAgttccagcacacagtcaaATGATGAACAAAAAGCAACAGACCAATTGCATGCGAagcaaaaatgtgaaaatagttTAAATTTGTCGCTATCAGCggaaccaaaaaaacaaaatatagctGAGGGTTTTATAAAAGAACCTCTTTCCACTCCTAAAACAAAAGTCATGTCCCCATTTGAATCCCTGTTAGTCAAACCATTAAATGATAGCACTGGCCCTCAGATCTCACCAAAGAGCacagagaaagaagaaagtAACACATCcaagaaggaaaataaaaatacacaagaACAAGCAGGGCATCCTTTGAGCTTAACAG CTCAGCTTGTACATGAAGCCACCGACCCATCTAATAAGATTGATGCTTCCTTTGTGACACGTGAAAGTGAATACAGGCCACATCCATTCAATATGAAGATAACTAGAAGATCTACCATGAAAACACAAGACTCTGATCCTCTCATGGTGAATTCTCCGAAAGCATCTGAAGAGCAAGGAGACTCTATTGCTAAGGTCCTCGAATGGTTCAGCAGGAGCTCAGAGAGCAGTGGCAAACCTGACTGTGAGGACAATATACAAGACACAGAGGATGATATCAAGATTGAGGATATTGACTTTGAAGATGAGGTCACTTTCAGACCCATACCAGAGAACAATGTTTACTTGATCATTCCAAGACATAGTGACGAGGATGCTGTTCTGATGAATGATGCATTTCTAAAAGAGAGAAATATAGCAGTAGAGCCAAATTTGGATAAAGAAGAAACTTCAATGAGTCCACATGGAGTTCATGAACCGATTGGTCAGCCCTACCCATTGAGTTTGGGAGTATCCTTTGCTTCCACTGAACTCAGCCACAGATCACATCTGGATACAGCTAATACACTACAGGACCCTAAAAAACTGAGTCTAAAAGAGCCAGAGACAGCTAGCAAAAAAGGAGAAAGCAGAAATGCTGACAAGACAGGAGTTTTTAACAGTACACCCACTCAACATAAAGTGGAAGACCCTGAGGAGAGTAAGTCAGCAAAAAGTGCAGATTTGAGGGCACTGTTGGATATAGGTACTGCTGAGGCACCAAGGACGCTACTAAGCAAACCAAACATAAATTCTGAAAGGAAAAATTATGAACAAAACATTGTAGGCATGAATGTGCCTGAGCATAAAAAGGAACCAAACAAAGTTGATATAAGTCCAAAATACTTAGTATTTGAAAAAATGAATGATTTACCTGTACAGGACTTTAAACATATAGACAAGATGCAGTCCAATGGCATCACATATGAAcccttaaataaaaaagaagtcaACGACAAGGAAAAAGCAGAAGATATGCAAGCGCCAGTGAATAATATGAACGGAATGGAAGATATAATAGCTCTGAGTACCACCTCAGACAAAGATGTTGCCAAACCTTTGAGCAACAAATCCTTATCATTACAAGATTCTGGGTCCAAGATAGAAGACCTGAGCAAAGAAAATGTTGAAGGAAAGGTGTACCCTATTGACGAAGGACGCACGAAGGAGGTTGTTTGGAAAATAAAGACAGAGCTAAATGAATCACAGCAAAATTGTCCAACATCAGATGTTGACTCACGGCAACAAAATGCAGTTCCATTAAAGCAAGGCATACAGCAACAAGACAACAGAGCAGAAAGGATAAAAGAACTCAAATCATTCTGGGAGAGAGAGCAATTGCaaccaaatatatatatgaaagcAACAGCAGCAAATGACACAAACTCATCTGCAGCATGTACAAAGCTGAATAAGAGGTTCACCAAATCAGAATATGATCTTAGATCCATTGGCACAGAATCAGAGGAACAGACTGCAAATTTCACTGTTATTCCTCTACGAGACAAACTAGAGACGACAGTCACAGCAGAACGTATGGACAGATTACAGTTCAAGATGCTTCGTGATTTCTGGGCAGGATCTAGCAAGCAATCACCCAATTTTGAAAACATAAATCAAAACCCATTACATCAGGAAGTTAAACATACAAAACTTCAGAAACAGGTGAGTCAGCCTGAAGTGGTGAATGAAAAGTATTCCTTGAACCAAAAGGATTCCCCAATCCAGTCAGACAAAGGGTTTGTAAATGAAAGTGGAAATGCACTGTCtccaaagacagacagagggcTCCAGTTCTCTTTACAAGAGAAAACTGCTATCAGACATCCGGATGCTGGTACCACAGCTACCTCTTCAACTGAATCAGACATGCAGACATCAGACCATTGTCCTCAGCAAAAAGATACAACATCCTCTAAAAGTGCATGGATGGCTAATAAAGAATCACAACTGCAGATTAGAACTAGTAAGAAAGGAACTATACATGGAAGAGGAAATTCACTTCGACGTGCTACCAGCATGTTTGCATTACACACAGAAGTTCCTGATAATGATTTACTCTTGCAATCCCAGGAAGTAACAACAGAAAGTACAATGTTACCATCCTCAAAAACACCAGAAGCTAATTTACAAGTAAAAAAGTCTCCAGAAATCACAGCAAGTATGCATAAAGCCAGTGAGAGAAGCACTCCCGAGGATTCTGATTCTCAACCACTTGCCAGGTCTCTTATTCCAGGAGACTACCAGGATTATCTGGATATCACAGGAAATAGAGGCAAGTTTAGTTCGCCCCAAGTCACAGAACAGAGAAGTGATATAGTCTGCACCCCATTTCAGGCAGGTGATAGTGGAAGGTGCTGTTATGAAAAAGCTGATACACTCCAAGACTCTGCAAAGCTTTTCACCAGGAGAGGGAGCTTGGAACTACAAGCCAGTGCACATGCTAATGAAGATGTCAACCCAAAGAGCGTATTAAACAGAGATAACTCCTTCTCTGGGACAAGTGCAAACT CCACTGAGGTGAGCCTAGTCCAGGAAGTGCTGAGACGAGCGGCCACTAGGCCTGTATACCATAAAAGCCTTGAAGACATTACTGCACTACCAA GACAAACTAGAAAAAGCAAACGCGTGGATGATTCCATGCCTAGCAGCTATGCAA TCTCCAGTACGCCATCCCCATCCTCGTCTTCCTTCTCAGATAAGGAGCACTTGAGGAAGATCAGCAAATCGGTTCCTTCATTCCTGGAGAATGAG AATGATGGAGATGTGAGTGACTCAGAGTGCAGCTCCCACAGTGGCAAGTACTGGAAATACAGCAGCCCGCAAACTAAACCAAGCAACATCTCACGCATGCCCACGGTGTCTTCG ATGAGCTCGAGCATCCTGAGTCTTTCCAGTGTAGATTTTGCCAATGTTGATGTTCAAGGAACCATCCAATTTTCAATCAACTATGTTCAAAAGCTGAGGGAGTTCCACATCTTTGTGGTTCAGTGCCAAAATCTGGCCGCGGTAGATGTGAAGAGGAATCGATCTGACCC ATATGTTAAAAGTTACCTTATTCCTGACACTGCCAATTtgggaaaaaggaaaacatcaGTGAAAAAGAAGACCTTGAACCCAACATATAATGAGATTTTAAGG TATAGAGTTCGAATGGAGTACTTAAAAACCCAGATGCTTAACCTGTCTGTTTGGCACAATGACACATTTGGCCGCAACAGTTTTCTGGGAGAAACAGAAATTGATCTTTCCAAGTGGGACTTTGAAAATCCTCAGATAAACTGTTTATCTCTCAAACCAAGG AACATAGGCAGTATCCTGTCAACAGATGATAGAGGAGAGATGAGACTGGCCATACGGTTCTTACCTCACTCTTACCTCT CAAAGTCAGTCCTAGGATCAGGTGAAATTCACATCTGGGTCAAAGACTGCAAGAACCTTCCTTCTATCCGAGGTTCTGTAAACCCATATGTGAAATG ttgTGTACTGCCAGACACCAGCAAAAAGAGCTGTCAGAAGACACGACTGGTAAAGAAGACAGCAAGTCCTGTGTTTAACCACACAATGGTCTATGATGGATTCAGGACAGAGGACCTGAAGGAGGCCTGTGTGGAGCTCGCAGTGTGGAATCACGACCGACTGGTTGATCATCTGGTTGGAGGACTGAGACTCGGCCTGGGAACAg GGGAAAGTTATGGAAAAAAAGTGGATTGGATGGACTCTACTGCTACAGAGATTGCTTTATGGCAAAGGATGATGGATTCACCAAGTGAGTGGGTGGAGGATGTGTTGCCTTTAAGAATGGTGGCAACAGCTAAAAATACAAGGAAGTaa
- the sytl2b gene encoding synaptotagmin-like protein 2 isoform X1 has protein sequence MIDLSYLTEEEQEAIMAVLKRDAELKKTEQERVKHLQKQGPEEGKLKYITGEWFYEVKSQRHQDRIHGSDIIMASMKQKKPMSVEFLAQSWKEHPNKTNNDLMTPQPKSTDSLKESRRTTETQQQRVNRQRHNPFDNVPVDLDLDVPDSASVTVDITNPPAEVLPSLETHEEMEVKTKGFNISQETIPRQKPVPKKRTKIFNLQNSITDSTSSTSTQSVSTSSAVSTQSVSTDFSTKSPVSTQSISTSSDSRSTLSTQSMSTNSEIKSIPPIRILKHSFSCSSSDPNFKSQLPQPLKPLRMVSTKTGPEKVIKENTIPQKQIEQPSLSLKDEETKATSPESSSLNSTFPKSRLPVRSSLLLSSPTQTAQEKPKIQPRLSLSSSTQSNDEQKATDQLHAKQKCENSLNLSLSAEPKKQNIAEGFIKEPLSTPKTKVMSPFESLLVKPLNDSTGPQISPKSTEKEESNTSKKENKNTQEQAGHPLSLTAQLVHEATDPSNKIDASFVTRESEYRPHPFNMKITRRSTMKTQDSDPLMVNSPKASEEQGDSIAKVLEWFSRSSESSGKPDCEDNIQDTEDDIKIEDIDFEDEVTFRPIPENNVYLIIPRHSDEDAVLMNDAFLKERNIAVEPNLDKEETSMSPHGVHEPIGQPYPLSLGVSFASTELSHRSHLDTANTLQDPKKLSLKEPETASKKGESRNADKTGVFNSTPTQHKVEDPEESKSAKSADLRALLDIGTAEAPRTLLSKPNINSERKNYEQNIVGMNVPEHKKEPNKVDISPKYLVFEKMNDLPVQDFKHIDKMQSNGITYEPLNKKEVNDKEKAEDMQAPVNNMNGMEDIIALSTTSDKDVAKPLSNKSLSLQDSGSKIEDLSKENVEGKVYPIDEGRTKEVVWKIKTELNESQQNCPTSDVDSRQQNAVPLKQGIQQQDNRAERIKELKSFWEREQLQPNIYMKATAANDTNSSAACTKLNKRFTKSEYDLRSIGTESEEQTANFTVIPLRDKLETTVTAERMDRLQFKMLRDFWAGSSKQSPNFENINQNPLHQEVKHTKLQKQVSQPEVVNEKYSLNQKDSPIQSDKGFVNESGNALSPKTDRGLQFSLQEKTAIRHPDAGTTATSSTESDMQTSDHCPQQKDTTSSKSAWMANKESQLQIRTSKKGTIHGRGNSLRRATSMFALHTEVPDNDLLLQSQEVTTESTMLPSSKTPEANLQVKKSPEITASMHKASERSTPEDSDSQPLARSLIPGDYQDYLDITGNRGKFSSPQVTEQRSDIVCTPFQAGDSGRCCYEKADTLQDSAKLFTRRGSLELQASAHANEDVNPKSVLNRDNSFSGTSANSTEVSLVQEVLRRAATRPVYHKSLEDITALPRQTRKSKRVDDSMPSSYAISSTPSPSSSSFSDKEHLRKISKSVPSFLENENDGDVSDSECSSHSGKYWKYSSPQTKPSNISRMPTVSSMSSSILSLSSVDFANVDVQGTIQFSINYVQKLREFHIFVVQCQNLAAVDVKRNRSDPYVKSYLIPDTANLGKRKTSVKKKTLNPTYNEILRYRVRMEYLKTQMLNLSVWHNDTFGRNSFLGETEIDLSKWDFENPQINCLSLKPRNIGSILSTDDRGEMRLAIRFLPHSYLSKSVLGSGEIHIWVKDCKNLPSIRGSVNPYVKCCVLPDTSKKSCQKTRLVKKTASPVFNHTMVYDGFRTEDLKEACVELAVWNHDRLVDHLVGGLRLGLGTGESYGKKVDWMDSTATEIALWQRMMDSPSEWVEDVLPLRMVATAKNTRK, from the exons CTGAAGTGCTACCTTCACTTGAGACTCATGAAGAAATGGAAGTCAAGACGAAAGGCTTTAATATTTCACAAGAAACAATCCCTCGTCAAAAACCCGTGCCAAAGAAAAgaactaaaatatttaatctcCAGAACTCAATTACAGACAGCACCAGCTCTACCTCCACTCAGAGTGTATCTACAAGTTCTGCTGTGTCCACCCAAAGTGTCTCTACAGACTTCAGCACCAAGTCCCCCGTGTCCACCCAGAGTATATCCACAAGCTCGGACAGCAGGTCTACTTTGTCAACTCAGAGCATGTCTACAAACTCAGAAATCAAGTCTATTCCACCAATACGCATCCTCAAACACAGTTTCAGCTGTAGCTCTAGTGACCCCAATTTTAAGAGCCAGCTACCTCAACCCCTTAAACCCCTTAGAATGGTTTCCACCAAGACTGGTCCTGAAAAAGTCATTAAAGAGAATACAATACCCCAAAAGCAGATAGAGCAACCATCCCTTAGTTTAAAAGATGAAGAGACAAAGGCCACTTCACCAGAGTCCTCTTCACTAAACTCTACCTTTCCAAAGTCACGACTGCCAGTCCGATCCTCATTGCTGTTAAGCAGTCCAACACAGACAGCTCAAGAGAAGCCAAAAATTCAGCCACGACTAAGTCTGAgttccagcacacagtcaaATGATGAACAAAAAGCAACAGACCAATTGCATGCGAagcaaaaatgtgaaaatagttTAAATTTGTCGCTATCAGCggaaccaaaaaaacaaaatatagctGAGGGTTTTATAAAAGAACCTCTTTCCACTCCTAAAACAAAAGTCATGTCCCCATTTGAATCCCTGTTAGTCAAACCATTAAATGATAGCACTGGCCCTCAGATCTCACCAAAGAGCacagagaaagaagaaagtAACACATCcaagaaggaaaataaaaatacacaagaACAAGCAGGGCATCCTTTGAGCTTAACAG CTCAGCTTGTACATGAAGCCACCGACCCATCTAATAAGATTGATGCTTCCTTTGTGACACGTGAAAGTGAATACAGGCCACATCCATTCAATATGAAGATAACTAGAAGATCTACCATGAAAACACAAGACTCTGATCCTCTCATGGTGAATTCTCCGAAAGCATCTGAAGAGCAAGGAGACTCTATTGCTAAGGTCCTCGAATGGTTCAGCAGGAGCTCAGAGAGCAGTGGCAAACCTGACTGTGAGGACAATATACAAGACACAGAGGATGATATCAAGATTGAGGATATTGACTTTGAAGATGAGGTCACTTTCAGACCCATACCAGAGAACAATGTTTACTTGATCATTCCAAGACATAGTGACGAGGATGCTGTTCTGATGAATGATGCATTTCTAAAAGAGAGAAATATAGCAGTAGAGCCAAATTTGGATAAAGAAGAAACTTCAATGAGTCCACATGGAGTTCATGAACCGATTGGTCAGCCCTACCCATTGAGTTTGGGAGTATCCTTTGCTTCCACTGAACTCAGCCACAGATCACATCTGGATACAGCTAATACACTACAGGACCCTAAAAAACTGAGTCTAAAAGAGCCAGAGACAGCTAGCAAAAAAGGAGAAAGCAGAAATGCTGACAAGACAGGAGTTTTTAACAGTACACCCACTCAACATAAAGTGGAAGACCCTGAGGAGAGTAAGTCAGCAAAAAGTGCAGATTTGAGGGCACTGTTGGATATAGGTACTGCTGAGGCACCAAGGACGCTACTAAGCAAACCAAACATAAATTCTGAAAGGAAAAATTATGAACAAAACATTGTAGGCATGAATGTGCCTGAGCATAAAAAGGAACCAAACAAAGTTGATATAAGTCCAAAATACTTAGTATTTGAAAAAATGAATGATTTACCTGTACAGGACTTTAAACATATAGACAAGATGCAGTCCAATGGCATCACATATGAAcccttaaataaaaaagaagtcaACGACAAGGAAAAAGCAGAAGATATGCAAGCGCCAGTGAATAATATGAACGGAATGGAAGATATAATAGCTCTGAGTACCACCTCAGACAAAGATGTTGCCAAACCTTTGAGCAACAAATCCTTATCATTACAAGATTCTGGGTCCAAGATAGAAGACCTGAGCAAAGAAAATGTTGAAGGAAAGGTGTACCCTATTGACGAAGGACGCACGAAGGAGGTTGTTTGGAAAATAAAGACAGAGCTAAATGAATCACAGCAAAATTGTCCAACATCAGATGTTGACTCACGGCAACAAAATGCAGTTCCATTAAAGCAAGGCATACAGCAACAAGACAACAGAGCAGAAAGGATAAAAGAACTCAAATCATTCTGGGAGAGAGAGCAATTGCaaccaaatatatatatgaaagcAACAGCAGCAAATGACACAAACTCATCTGCAGCATGTACAAAGCTGAATAAGAGGTTCACCAAATCAGAATATGATCTTAGATCCATTGGCACAGAATCAGAGGAACAGACTGCAAATTTCACTGTTATTCCTCTACGAGACAAACTAGAGACGACAGTCACAGCAGAACGTATGGACAGATTACAGTTCAAGATGCTTCGTGATTTCTGGGCAGGATCTAGCAAGCAATCACCCAATTTTGAAAACATAAATCAAAACCCATTACATCAGGAAGTTAAACATACAAAACTTCAGAAACAGGTGAGTCAGCCTGAAGTGGTGAATGAAAAGTATTCCTTGAACCAAAAGGATTCCCCAATCCAGTCAGACAAAGGGTTTGTAAATGAAAGTGGAAATGCACTGTCtccaaagacagacagagggcTCCAGTTCTCTTTACAAGAGAAAACTGCTATCAGACATCCGGATGCTGGTACCACAGCTACCTCTTCAACTGAATCAGACATGCAGACATCAGACCATTGTCCTCAGCAAAAAGATACAACATCCTCTAAAAGTGCATGGATGGCTAATAAAGAATCACAACTGCAGATTAGAACTAGTAAGAAAGGAACTATACATGGAAGAGGAAATTCACTTCGACGTGCTACCAGCATGTTTGCATTACACACAGAAGTTCCTGATAATGATTTACTCTTGCAATCCCAGGAAGTAACAACAGAAAGTACAATGTTACCATCCTCAAAAACACCAGAAGCTAATTTACAAGTAAAAAAGTCTCCAGAAATCACAGCAAGTATGCATAAAGCCAGTGAGAGAAGCACTCCCGAGGATTCTGATTCTCAACCACTTGCCAGGTCTCTTATTCCAGGAGACTACCAGGATTATCTGGATATCACAGGAAATAGAGGCAAGTTTAGTTCGCCCCAAGTCACAGAACAGAGAAGTGATATAGTCTGCACCCCATTTCAGGCAGGTGATAGTGGAAGGTGCTGTTATGAAAAAGCTGATACACTCCAAGACTCTGCAAAGCTTTTCACCAGGAGAGGGAGCTTGGAACTACAAGCCAGTGCACATGCTAATGAAGATGTCAACCCAAAGAGCGTATTAAACAGAGATAACTCCTTCTCTGGGACAAGTGCAAACT CCACTGAGGTGAGCCTAGTCCAGGAAGTGCTGAGACGAGCGGCCACTAGGCCTGTATACCATAAAAGCCTTGAAGACATTACTGCACTACCAA GACAAACTAGAAAAAGCAAACGCGTGGATGATTCCATGCCTAGCAGCTATGCAA TCTCCAGTACGCCATCCCCATCCTCGTCTTCCTTCTCAGATAAGGAGCACTTGAGGAAGATCAGCAAATCGGTTCCTTCATTCCTGGAGAATGAG AATGATGGAGATGTGAGTGACTCAGAGTGCAGCTCCCACAGTGGCAAGTACTGGAAATACAGCAGCCCGCAAACTAAACCAAGCAACATCTCACGCATGCCCACGGTGTCTTCG ATGAGCTCGAGCATCCTGAGTCTTTCCAGTGTAGATTTTGCCAATGTTGATGTTCAAGGAACCATCCAATTTTCAATCAACTATGTTCAAAAGCTGAGGGAGTTCCACATCTTTGTGGTTCAGTGCCAAAATCTGGCCGCGGTAGATGTGAAGAGGAATCGATCTGACCC ATATGTTAAAAGTTACCTTATTCCTGACACTGCCAATTtgggaaaaaggaaaacatcaGTGAAAAAGAAGACCTTGAACCCAACATATAATGAGATTTTAAGG TATAGAGTTCGAATGGAGTACTTAAAAACCCAGATGCTTAACCTGTCTGTTTGGCACAATGACACATTTGGCCGCAACAGTTTTCTGGGAGAAACAGAAATTGATCTTTCCAAGTGGGACTTTGAAAATCCTCAGATAAACTGTTTATCTCTCAAACCAAGG AACATAGGCAGTATCCTGTCAACAGATGATAGAGGAGAGATGAGACTGGCCATACGGTTCTTACCTCACTCTTACCTCT CAAAGTCAGTCCTAGGATCAGGTGAAATTCACATCTGGGTCAAAGACTGCAAGAACCTTCCTTCTATCCGAGGTTCTGTAAACCCATATGTGAAATG ttgTGTACTGCCAGACACCAGCAAAAAGAGCTGTCAGAAGACACGACTGGTAAAGAAGACAGCAAGTCCTGTGTTTAACCACACAATGGTCTATGATGGATTCAGGACAGAGGACCTGAAGGAGGCCTGTGTGGAGCTCGCAGTGTGGAATCACGACCGACTGGTTGATCATCTGGTTGGAGGACTGAGACTCGGCCTGGGAACAg GGGAAAGTTATGGAAAAAAAGTGGATTGGATGGACTCTACTGCTACAGAGATTGCTTTATGGCAAAGGATGATGGATTCACCAAGTGAGTGGGTGGAGGATGTGTTGCCTTTAAGAATGGTGGCAACAGCTAAAAATACAAGGAAGTaa